One Bacteroidota bacterium genomic window carries:
- a CDS encoding starch-binding protein, giving the protein MKKLNLLPVLLFVAGNLMAQVHTTYLWHMQQPIYWPEKSQANPNRYQVVRESYDLLNSGGNIYSDGKAHPMHDLQNEVFGKADRVNAYQWTPRNSVDRIKHLPEAGAQVNYSGCLMENVNSLAAADYFGYKTGWQNYFREAKGWKTSGGSPRLDMVGFTFHHALSPLISERSLAKELQANKHISVENFGDPYSKGYWPAECSFSERIIKVLVQEGFEWSIVANSHLSRTLDDFPLSYGTSVCNISPPNKADKVSTKGVNYWSGTEDGRGGTNAAPYSYQAHKAKYVDPETGVEYKITVVPMDDVLSYKDGYSAQGTELIDAHIAPFNNPAQPSIVLLAHDGDNAWGGGSSYYQEAVPNFTQAAANKGYTPTTIQQFLNDHPAPENDVVRVEDGSWVNAENDWGHPQFINWLWPLYDKTNYRFDPNGWTEDARNFAVITAAENFVWMAEDLAGGTNIAKIIYPDASASDAEKAWHFFLPSLASCYMYYGDSRDMEVKQSLAGNHAIAFAKNEISKHSGTDRTGPTVFIPQRFPYNPGGEEFGPVYGYKVTQSSSDFHVWTFAYDVSGLQSVELKYRTDDDGLNPLSDNANDTYAGGEGVADWASLTMTQKTFPKGNVTNNPNIDFFILPDEIADLCYAEIKGLSNVLVDYYVEATDIKGNVFKTPIQHVYVGQYNSSDKVTLGVTPPDGNYSDTIEVNMNATTTATGASVNIYYTTNGTTPTNQSTLYSGTIKLYKNTSLKAIAIDSKGNQSDVVSRTYSFGDVEEVTVHFKNTANWSDVNIYLFNWATKGALPGWNWPGVDMEREQGSSWYKYTIKESVQTGIVINNGGSLKTADLTRTTEGWYDFNTKQWYDACPGDCPTAPVPVLSVSPLGGSYENTVTVTLSATNSGVIRYTTDGSDPRSGSAYASSLTFTTTTRLRAIATNSFGESNEIDQTYTISYPKPVLTVNPTGKEFTGTLDVSLSATKSGVIKYTLNGNDPRTGSNYTSSISLTASTRLRAIASNANGYSNEIDEQYTLVENQCDTIFYYNKNNWSTVKIYLFNANGTGLPGWTWPGVNMVRLGTTNWYYHVNCETVNVGMVFNNGSGSQTGNLYSNAGWYYSNSQWYTSCPGECPGQGPVGLTLHCRKPSSWANVYIYYWSTSPVSLTTSWPGQPMTDSDGDGWYDYTLPGVSCANVIFSNKGASQTPDLKNICAESWYDNGWVTNKSATSMDNVSYNQSRMRIYPNPVLQDEITISLPVETVSTYYVSLFTIAGKLIQVLEFTGSEATLNIEDLSSGVYFITVRNAISMDYYQEKLFVQ; this is encoded by the coding sequence ATGAAAAAACTTAATTTGTTGCCTGTACTTTTGTTTGTGGCAGGCAACCTAATGGCTCAGGTACACACAACTTACCTGTGGCACATGCAACAGCCTATTTACTGGCCCGAAAAGAGTCAGGCGAACCCAAACCGCTATCAGGTAGTGCGCGAATCGTACGACCTGCTGAATAGTGGAGGAAACATTTACAGCGATGGCAAGGCTCATCCTATGCACGACCTTCAAAATGAAGTATTTGGCAAAGCCGATCGTGTAAATGCCTACCAATGGACTCCCCGTAACTCAGTTGATCGCATCAAACATCTTCCTGAAGCCGGCGCTCAGGTGAATTATTCGGGCTGTCTGATGGAGAACGTAAACAGTCTTGCTGCCGCAGACTATTTTGGCTATAAAACGGGTTGGCAAAACTATTTCCGTGAGGCCAAAGGTTGGAAAACTTCCGGAGGCTCTCCGCGCTTAGATATGGTTGGTTTTACCTTCCACCATGCGCTATCTCCTCTAATCAGCGAACGTTCGTTGGCGAAAGAATTGCAAGCCAATAAGCATATCTCTGTTGAGAATTTTGGAGATCCGTATTCCAAAGGATATTGGCCTGCTGAATGTTCATTCTCTGAAAGAATTATAAAGGTATTGGTGCAGGAGGGTTTTGAGTGGAGCATTGTGGCCAACAGTCACCTATCGCGCACGCTTGATGATTTCCCTCTTAGCTATGGAACAAGTGTTTGTAATATTTCACCCCCGAACAAAGCTGATAAAGTATCTACAAAGGGAGTTAACTATTGGAGTGGTACAGAAGATGGAAGGGGAGGAACCAATGCAGCTCCCTATAGCTATCAGGCACACAAAGCAAAATATGTCGACCCTGAAACTGGTGTCGAATATAAAATTACTGTAGTGCCAATGGACGATGTTTTAAGTTACAAGGATGGATATTCGGCTCAGGGGACAGAGCTCATCGATGCGCACATAGCACCTTTCAATAATCCGGCACAACCCTCAATTGTTTTATTGGCACATGATGGTGATAATGCCTGGGGTGGCGGAAGTAGTTATTATCAAGAAGCAGTGCCTAATTTTACACAGGCAGCTGCAAATAAGGGCTATACACCTACTACCATTCAACAGTTTTTGAACGATCATCCGGCTCCGGAAAATGATGTAGTAAGAGTAGAAGACGGATCGTGGGTGAATGCCGAGAATGATTGGGGCCATCCACAGTTTATCAATTGGCTATGGCCTTTGTACGATAAAACTAATTATCGTTTTGATCCGAATGGATGGACTGAAGATGCCCGCAATTTTGCGGTAATCACCGCAGCAGAAAACTTCGTATGGATGGCAGAGGACCTGGCTGGCGGTACCAATATTGCCAAGATAATTTATCCTGATGCATCTGCAAGTGATGCGGAAAAGGCCTGGCATTTTTTCCTTCCTTCGCTGGCAAGTTGCTATATGTATTATGGCGATAGCCGCGATATGGAAGTGAAGCAATCCTTGGCAGGCAATCATGCCATAGCATTTGCTAAAAATGAAATCAGCAAACATTCTGGTACTGACCGAACAGGTCCTACTGTGTTTATTCCCCAGCGTTTTCCTTATAATCCTGGTGGAGAAGAATTTGGACCTGTTTACGGATATAAAGTAACTCAAAGTTCTTCCGATTTTCATGTATGGACCTTTGCTTATGATGTAAGTGGACTGCAGTCGGTTGAGCTAAAATACCGTACAGACGATGATGGTTTGAATCCACTTTCTGACAATGCAAACGACACTTATGCCGGAGGTGAAGGTGTAGCAGATTGGGCATCGCTTACAATGACTCAAAAGACCTTTCCGAAAGGAAATGTGACCAACAACCCCAATATCGATTTTTTTATTCTCCCCGACGAAATAGCCGATTTGTGTTATGCCGAGATAAAAGGGTTATCCAATGTATTGGTGGATTATTATGTGGAAGCAACGGATATAAAGGGCAACGTTTTTAAGACTCCCATTCAGCATGTGTATGTTGGGCAATATAACTCCTCCGATAAGGTAACACTCGGAGTAACTCCACCAGATGGTAATTATTCCGATACCATAGAGGTGAACATGAATGCAACAACGACCGCCACAGGAGCCTCAGTAAATATTTATTATACAACTAACGGGACTACTCCAACAAATCAATCCACCTTGTATTCTGGAACTATTAAGCTTTATAAAAACACCAGTTTAAAGGCCATTGCCATTGATTCGAAAGGCAACCAGTCGGATGTGGTGAGCCGAACTTATAGTTTTGGCGATGTGGAAGAAGTAACAGTCCATTTCAAAAATACTGCGAACTGGAGCGATGTAAACATTTATTTATTTAACTGGGCTACCAAAGGAGCATTACCAGGCTGGAACTGGCCGGGTGTTGACATGGAACGCGAGCAGGGTTCATCGTGGTACAAATACACCATCAAAGAAAGCGTACAGACGGGTATAGTAATCAACAACGGGGGGAGCTTAAAAACCGCCGACCTTACCCGCACCACCGAAGGCTGGTACGACTTTAACACCAAACAATGGTACGATGCCTGTCCGGGCGATTGTCCAACTGCACCGGTGCCTGTACTTTCGGTTTCGCCCCTTGGAGGAAGCTACGAGAACACAGTGACAGTAACGCTTTCGGCTACCAATTCTGGAGTAATCCGTTACACCACCGATGGCAGCGATCCTCGCAGTGGTTCGGCCTATGCAAGTAGTTTAACTTTTACAACTACCACCCGACTGCGAGCTATTGCCACCAATAGTTTTGGTGAGTCGAACGAAATTGACCAGACCTATACAATTAGCTATCCGAAGCCGGTGCTGACAGTGAACCCAACCGGAAAGGAATTTACCGGTACCCTGGATGTAAGCCTGAGTGCTACCAAGTCGGGAGTGATCAAATACACCCTCAATGGCAACGACCCACGCACGGGAAGCAATTACACTAGCAGCATAAGCCTTACAGCCAGTACCCGCCTACGTGCCATCGCATCGAACGCAAATGGCTATTCGAACGAGATAGACGAACAATATACCCTTGTCGAAAACCAGTGCGACACCATTTTCTATTACAACAAGAACAACTGGAGCACAGTAAAGATCTACCTGTTCAATGCCAATGGCACAGGTCTCCCTGGTTGGACCTGGCCGGGAGTGAACATGGTACGTTTGGGAACAACTAACTGGTACTACCATGTAAACTGCGAAACGGTAAATGTAGGCATGGTATTCAACAACGGATCGGGCAGCCAGACGGGTAACCTATACAGCAATGCGGGTTGGTATTACAGCAACAGCCAGTGGTATACAAGCTGTCCGGGCGAATGTCCGGGACAAGGACCTGTTGGACTTACACTTCATTGCCGCAAGCCATCGAGCTGGGCCAATGTGTACATATATTACTGGAGCACAAGTCCGGTAAGCCTGACAACAAGCTGGCCAGGACAGCCAATGACCGACAGCGATGGCGATGGCTGGTACGACTATACCCTTCCGGGCGTAAGCTGTGCCAATGTAATTTTCAGCAACAAAGGTGCATCACAAACACCAGACCTGAAAAATATCTGTGCCGAAAGTTGGTACGACAATGGTTGGGTAACAAATAAATCAGCAACTTCTATGGACAATGTAAGCTATAATCAATCACGTATGAGAATCTACCCAAACCCCGTTCTGCAGGATGAGATTACCATCAGTTTGCCAGTTGAGACCGTTTCGACTTATTATGTAAGTCTTTTTACTATTGCAGGAAAGCTTATTCAGGTTTTAGAATTTACTGGTTCAGAGGCCACCCTGAATATTGAAGATCTGTCTTCGGGAGTTTATTTTATTACAGTGAGAAATGCAATAAGCATGGATTATTACCAGGAAAAACTTTTTGTACAGTAA
- a CDS encoding cold-shock protein has translation MKGTVKWYDTTKNFGFILSEDNKDIFVHRSGLRDPKQTLEPEQKVEFELGEGKKGPIAVNVKIID, from the coding sequence ATGAAGGGTACAGTAAAATGGTACGATACCACAAAGAACTTTGGCTTTATTTTATCAGAAGACAATAAAGACATCTTTGTGCATCGCTCCGGTTTGAGAGATCCGAAGCAAACCCTCGAACCCGAACAGAAAGTTGAGTTTGAACTGGGCGAAGGCAAAAAAGGGCCAATTGCTGTAAATGTAAAAATTATCGATTAA